The Phycisphaerae bacterium genome has a segment encoding these proteins:
- the tsaE gene encoding tRNA (adenosine(37)-N6)-threonylcarbamoyltransferase complex ATPase subunit type 1 TsaE, whose translation MTASPQDELLWACDSPEATMAAAEALGRRLVGGLAIALIGPLGAGKTHFVKGLAIGNGAGHARGVTSPTFVLMNEYEGRFKLYHLDAYRLPDASAVAALGFDELLTPESVVVVEWADRVPSLMPEDSLWIELHPRGPTQRELRARARSRFAGMCLSAWAETLR comes from the coding sequence TTGACCGCATCGCCGCAAGATGAGCTGCTTTGGGCCTGCGATTCGCCCGAAGCGACGATGGCCGCGGCCGAGGCGCTCGGCCGGCGTCTGGTCGGCGGTTTGGCCATCGCCCTGATCGGTCCGCTGGGCGCCGGCAAGACACACTTCGTCAAAGGGCTGGCCATCGGCAATGGAGCCGGGCACGCCCGCGGCGTAACCAGTCCGACCTTTGTCCTGATGAACGAGTACGAAGGACGTTTCAAACTTTACCATCTGGATGCCTACCGTCTGCCCGACGCGTCCGCCGTTGCGGCGCTCGGCTTTGATGAGCTGCTCACTCCGGAGAGTGTTGTTGTTGTAGAATGGGCCGACCGCGTGCCATCCTTAATGCCGGAAGACTCGCTGTGGATTGAGCTCCATCCCCGCGGACCAACTCAGCGCGAACTTCGCGCCCGGGCCCGCTCCCGCTTCGCCGGAATGTGCCTGAGCGCCTGGGCCGAGACGCTGCGTTGA
- a CDS encoding aminotransferase class IV family protein, whose protein sequence is MTPTVYYNGRLVPESEAHVGVDDGGWLHGAGLFETMRAESERVFRLDDHLSRLRRSAEVLLHVLHPEILPTGDDLSGLIRANGLRSARLRLTVSAGSMRGGDSTEAPRLNVCVSVSPLAQPPPEVYARGVQVKLCSFRTSPSDPLAGHKCTSYLGRLLGLREAQRAQCFEALWFTTLNHLAEGSISNVFLVRDGALLTPPLSTPVLPGIARDTTLTLARALGIEAREQVLSIDDLLEAEEVFLTNVVFQVLPVVRIERRDIGEGAVGSMSKRLLNAFTDYVRRECGLS, encoded by the coding sequence ATGACACCTACCGTGTACTACAACGGCCGACTCGTCCCCGAAAGCGAGGCGCACGTCGGCGTCGACGACGGCGGCTGGCTGCACGGCGCCGGACTGTTCGAAACCATGCGGGCGGAATCGGAGCGCGTCTTCCGGCTGGACGACCATCTGAGTCGCCTCCGTCGATCGGCGGAGGTGCTGCTGCACGTCTTGCACCCGGAAATTCTGCCAACGGGCGATGATCTTTCCGGGCTCATACGGGCCAACGGGCTGCGCTCCGCGCGGCTGCGGCTTACCGTCTCTGCCGGATCGATGCGGGGCGGAGACTCGACCGAAGCACCTCGTCTAAACGTCTGCGTTTCAGTCAGCCCGCTGGCCCAACCCCCGCCGGAGGTCTATGCCCGCGGGGTACAGGTCAAGCTGTGCAGTTTCCGCACATCTCCTTCCGATCCGCTTGCGGGACACAAGTGTACGTCCTACCTCGGCCGCTTGCTTGGTCTTCGAGAAGCACAGCGGGCGCAGTGTTTCGAGGCACTCTGGTTTACGACGCTGAATCACCTTGCAGAGGGTTCCATCAGCAACGTTTTCCTCGTCCGCGACGGCGCGCTGCTGACACCGCCACTGAGCACGCCCGTGCTTCCCGGAATCGCTCGCGACACGACGTTGACGCTCGCCCGCGCGCTTGGGATCGAAGCGCGTGAGCAGGTGCTGTCCATCGACGACCTGCTCGAAGCTGAGGAGGTGTTTCTGACGAACGTTGTTTTTCAGGTCCTCCCCGTCGTTCGAATCGAGCGGCGCGACATCGGAGAAGGCGCAGTCGGCTCAATGAGTAAGCGGCTGCTGAATGCGTTCACCGATTACGTACGAAGAGAATGCGGTTTGTCATGA
- the speB gene encoding agmatinase gives MKLATNEFLAIEGKRATYEDARFIILPIPYDATTSYRAGTRNGPGAILEASRQVEDFDEELGTALSGCRMATLEPLEVRADGPAAMHDAIFRSAKRVIRDGKFLLSLGGEHSITSGLVRAVMTRHRKLSVLQIDAHADLRDQYEGSPYSHASVMRRVLELGAQIVPVGIRNISHEENAFARRERLRIFSARECVKNDHWMEDVVNALTDPVYITVDIDGFDPAFAPGTGTPEPGGLDWYKVTALLRKVIEQRNVVAADVVEVMPIPGQSVTEFLAARLAYKIIAYVHHCSARR, from the coding sequence ATGAAGCTGGCAACCAACGAGTTTCTGGCCATCGAGGGCAAGCGTGCAACCTATGAAGACGCGCGCTTTATCATCCTGCCGATTCCATACGACGCCACGACGTCGTACCGCGCCGGAACCCGAAACGGTCCCGGAGCCATTCTGGAAGCATCGCGCCAGGTGGAGGATTTCGACGAGGAACTGGGAACGGCGCTTTCCGGATGTCGAATGGCGACGCTGGAGCCGCTGGAAGTGCGCGCGGATGGTCCCGCCGCCATGCATGATGCCATCTTCCGATCGGCCAAGCGCGTGATCCGGGACGGAAAATTCCTGCTCTCGCTCGGCGGCGAGCACAGCATCACGTCCGGTCTGGTCCGGGCCGTCATGACCAGGCATCGCAAGCTCTCGGTTCTCCAGATCGACGCTCATGCCGACCTCCGCGATCAATACGAGGGAAGCCCATACTCCCATGCCAGCGTGATGCGACGAGTTCTTGAACTCGGCGCACAGATCGTGCCCGTGGGAATTCGCAACATCTCGCACGAGGAAAATGCATTCGCCAGGCGCGAGAGGCTGCGTATCTTTTCCGCGCGAGAATGCGTGAAGAACGACCATTGGATGGAAGACGTTGTCAACGCGCTTACCGACCCTGTCTACATCACGGTGGATATCGATGGATTCGACCCGGCATTCGCTCCGGGAACCGGAACCCCGGAGCCCGGGGGGTTGGACTGGTACAAGGTGACAGCCCTTCTACGGAAGGTGATTGAGCAACGCAATGTCGTGGCGGCCGACGTCGTGGAAGTCATGCCCATTCCCGGTCAGAGCGTCACGGAGTTTCTTGCAGCCCGATTGGCCTACAAGATCATCGCATACGTGCACCATTGCAGCGCTCGCCGATGA
- a CDS encoding DUF481 domain-containing protein, producing the protein MKVIIRLGLAVCAGLVLSSASVRADEVNLSDGSKLVGTIESAADGKLTLSTEFAGKLVLDLSRVTGIVSAEPLNVEFASGDRLVGVIEAGADSEAGRLKSEVGEVPLTTDKVKFIWRPSAESPEVVAMRAEAEKKIEALRPDWTIKLEAGGNKTEGNTETFDAQGRFDLIRKTESDLLNFYLAAIYSEQNQARTKNEYRGGVKYEGNVTDRWYWYTRLELEYDEFENLDLRTTAAAGAGYYWLRKPEHELKSRVGVGYRNENYTNGRTEDDVITDLGLDYRVQLAKFAEFTHSTTYSPSLEDFSNYRLDFDTALALPLKDNRWKFKVGMRNEYNSMPAPGLERLDNTYYANIVLELKY; encoded by the coding sequence ATGAAAGTCATCATTCGGCTTGGACTGGCGGTGTGTGCGGGGTTGGTCCTGTCGTCGGCAAGTGTGCGTGCCGACGAAGTGAACCTCAGCGACGGGAGCAAGCTGGTCGGTACGATCGAAAGCGCGGCGGATGGGAAGCTTACACTCTCGACCGAATTCGCGGGAAAGCTCGTGCTCGATCTATCGCGGGTGACCGGCATTGTCAGTGCCGAGCCGCTCAACGTGGAATTCGCAAGCGGCGACCGGCTTGTCGGCGTGATTGAAGCCGGGGCCGATTCCGAGGCGGGTCGACTGAAGAGCGAAGTCGGTGAGGTTCCCCTGACGACGGACAAGGTGAAGTTCATCTGGCGTCCGAGCGCGGAAAGCCCCGAGGTCGTGGCCATGCGGGCGGAGGCGGAGAAGAAGATCGAAGCGCTCAGGCCTGACTGGACGATCAAGCTCGAGGCCGGAGGTAACAAGACGGAGGGTAATACGGAAACGTTCGATGCCCAGGGCCGGTTCGACTTGATCCGCAAGACCGAGAGCGACCTGCTCAACTTCTATTTGGCGGCAATCTACAGCGAACAGAATCAGGCGCGGACCAAGAACGAGTACCGTGGGGGCGTCAAGTACGAGGGGAATGTCACCGACCGCTGGTACTGGTACACGCGGTTGGAGTTGGAGTACGACGAATTCGAGAATCTGGATCTGCGTACCACCGCCGCCGCCGGTGCGGGCTACTACTGGCTCCGCAAGCCTGAGCACGAACTCAAATCGCGGGTCGGTGTTGGTTATCGTAACGAGAATTACACCAACGGGCGAACCGAGGATGACGTCATTACGGACCTTGGGCTGGATTACCGGGTTCAGCTTGCCAAGTTTGCCGAGTTCACGCACTCCACGACCTACAGCCCGAGTCTCGAAGATTTCAGCAACTATCGGCTTGATTTCGACACGGCGCTGGCCCTGCCGCTCAAGGACAATCGCTGGAAGTTCAAGGTCGGCATGCGCAACGAGTACAACTCGATGCCCGCGCCTGGACTCGAGCGACTGGACAACACGTACTACGCGAACATTGTCCTCGAGTTGAAGTACTGA
- a CDS encoding matrixin family metalloprotease, producing MKSRGHCGAWKAAFIVAAAGALVLVGDARIAAYSYYTLNGTPVVWLDANSVRYLSPSTFPPGSEVEIQFLSAMAEWNLVSGSDFNYSFVRLGEDPPMDHFDGYNDTAAVPAGQLDPGVLGVTFLVNSGANWFDMDIVFADLPLNVGYTFDPNPDCRVVDAPTPNNGFSFLLVAIHELGHAIGLGHDPVGDEPAGYPWFVATMNPRYPSGGTLGQNNIIELHADDRGGARFLYPHSGPSGTPYVDLAASSFASSSTLGRAEPLQCSPSALYPGQDVTIPSVIENMGTSSVFFIRQGFYLSLDSQIDTSDQFLGSLNWDIAGGDALAFDVTATLPADLPAGEYYVGAILDDINALNENWEDNNAARCCDPIEVLRLPPVINPIPQRVVSCDAAFVGSAPTVSRPLNMAPITWSLDGAPAGMTIQPSTGVITWPDPVSSDFLYVVQVRATNSAGTTTQPFFLGVQPVAPVLIPLPDVRVTCSPAWSHAPPSVVDPGCMDPIIAWLLETGPSGVHMNADSGVLTWPNPVPSSAPYLVTIRALNAVGGGSASFRLLAMPGDYNADARIDLRDWSLFAGCANGPGASLAVSCSCGDGDADGDLDLRDAASLQREFAP from the coding sequence GTGAAGTCCCGGGGTCATTGCGGAGCTTGGAAGGCGGCGTTCATCGTCGCCGCCGCGGGGGCGCTCGTGCTCGTCGGGGACGCGCGGATCGCCGCCTATTCCTACTACACTCTGAACGGAACGCCGGTGGTCTGGCTGGATGCGAACAGCGTCCGCTATCTTTCTCCCTCGACATTTCCGCCCGGCAGTGAGGTGGAAATTCAGTTTCTTTCGGCTATGGCGGAGTGGAATCTCGTTTCCGGCTCCGACTTCAACTACTCGTTCGTTCGCCTGGGCGAGGATCCGCCGATGGACCATTTCGACGGGTACAACGACACGGCGGCCGTACCCGCCGGACAGCTCGATCCCGGCGTGCTCGGCGTGACATTCCTGGTGAACAGCGGCGCCAACTGGTTCGACATGGACATCGTGTTCGCCGATCTGCCGCTCAATGTGGGATATACGTTTGACCCGAATCCGGATTGCCGCGTGGTCGATGCACCGACGCCGAACAACGGCTTCAGTTTCCTACTGGTGGCCATCCACGAATTGGGTCATGCGATCGGATTGGGGCACGACCCTGTCGGGGACGAGCCGGCGGGCTATCCCTGGTTCGTGGCAACGATGAATCCCCGGTATCCCAGCGGCGGAACACTGGGTCAGAATAACATAATCGAGTTGCACGCCGACGATCGCGGCGGCGCCCGTTTCCTCTATCCGCATTCGGGTCCTTCGGGTACACCCTACGTCGATCTGGCCGCTTCGTCATTCGCGAGTTCCAGTACATTGGGGCGTGCCGAGCCGCTGCAATGTTCTCCCTCGGCGTTGTACCCCGGGCAAGACGTCACGATCCCCAGCGTGATCGAGAACATGGGGACGTCGAGCGTCTTCTTCATTCGTCAGGGCTTCTATCTTTCGCTGGATTCCCAGATCGACACGTCGGATCAATTTCTGGGATCGCTCAATTGGGACATTGCCGGGGGGGATGCGCTGGCCTTCGACGTGACGGCTACACTGCCTGCCGATCTGCCCGCGGGGGAGTATTACGTCGGGGCGATTCTCGACGACATCAACGCGCTGAACGAAAACTGGGAGGACAACAACGCCGCCCGTTGCTGCGACCCCATCGAGGTCCTTCGGTTGCCGCCGGTCATCAACCCGATTCCGCAGCGCGTGGTCTCCTGCGATGCTGCATTTGTGGGCTCGGCGCCGACGGTGAGTCGTCCGCTGAACATGGCGCCGATCACCTGGAGCCTGGATGGAGCGCCGGCGGGCATGACGATCCAACCGTCGACCGGCGTGATCACGTGGCCCGATCCGGTGTCGTCAGATTTCCTTTACGTCGTGCAGGTTCGAGCCACGAACTCCGCAGGGACCACCACGCAGCCGTTCTTTCTCGGAGTCCAGCCGGTGGCGCCCGTGCTGATCCCGCTTCCCGATGTTCGCGTCACATGCTCCCCCGCGTGGTCGCACGCGCCGCCCTCAGTCGTCGATCCGGGTTGCATGGATCCAATCATTGCTTGGCTGCTCGAAACCGGCCCATCCGGTGTCCACATGAACGCAGATTCTGGCGTGCTCACATGGCCCAATCCAGTGCCGAGTAGCGCGCCCTACCTCGTGACCATTCGAGCCCTGAATGCCGTGGGCGGCGGCAGCGCGTCGTTCCGGTTGCTGGCCATGCCCGGAGACTACAACGCAGATGCGCGCATCGATCTGCGCGACTGGTCGCTGTTCGCGGGATGCGCGAATGGCCCCGGCGCCTCGCTCGCCGTTTCGTGTTCCTGCGGAGATGGCGACGCCGACGGCGATCTTGACCTGCGCGACGCCGCGTCCCTTCAGCGCGAGTTCGCTCCTTGA
- a CDS encoding arginine decarboxylase, pyruvoyl-dependent, whose protein sequence is MFFTKGVGKHKENLQSFEEALRIAGIAHFNLVRVSSIYPPGCQIVTKRRGLEMLSPGQIVFCVLAECRTNEPNRLACAGIGLALPKDKSKHGYISEHHGFGMTQKAVADYVEDMAATMLATTQGIDLDPDKAYNERMNIYRTQGLVVKTRAVVQTAEGDKNGLWTTTVSAAVLIPG, encoded by the coding sequence ATGTTCTTCACCAAGGGCGTCGGCAAGCACAAGGAAAACCTCCAGTCGTTTGAGGAAGCCCTGCGGATCGCCGGGATTGCCCACTTTAACCTGGTCCGGGTCAGCAGTATTTACCCGCCGGGCTGCCAGATCGTTACTAAACGTCGCGGTCTGGAGATGCTCAGCCCGGGTCAGATCGTGTTTTGCGTGCTCGCGGAGTGTCGCACCAATGAGCCCAACCGCTTGGCCTGTGCGGGCATCGGGCTCGCGCTTCCCAAGGACAAATCCAAACATGGGTACATCTCCGAGCACCACGGATTCGGCATGACCCAAAAGGCCGTAGCCGACTATGTCGAGGACATGGCCGCCACCATGCTCGCCACGACCCAGGGCATCGATCTGGACCCGGACAAGGCCTACAACGAGCGGATGAACATCTATCGCACGCAAGGTCTTGTCGTCAAAACCCGGGCCGTGGTGCAAACCGCCGAGGGCGACAAGAACGGCCTGTGGACCACGACCGTGTCCGCGGCGGTGCTCATTCCGGGCTGA
- the rph gene encoding ribonuclease PH — protein sequence MSARIDGRRPGELRPVSFQRGYTRHAAGSVLTRAGDTVVLCTASFEPGVPKWREGSGKGWVTAEYDMLPASTHQRRRRNRTQIDGRSQEIQRLIGRALRAIVDFEALGENSILIDCDVLQADGGTRTASITGAYVALCDAVAVARGEGLIRKSPILSSVGAVSVGIVDGRGLLDLNYAEDVAAEVDFNVVMTGKGAFVEVQGTGEKATFSQEQLATMIRLASGGIRKLIRAQREALRKPLRWK from the coding sequence ATTTCCGCACGCATCGATGGCAGACGCCCCGGCGAACTCCGGCCGGTTTCATTCCAGCGAGGGTACACCCGGCATGCCGCCGGCTCCGTACTCACCCGCGCGGGCGACACTGTCGTCCTATGCACAGCGTCCTTCGAACCTGGCGTACCCAAGTGGCGCGAAGGCTCGGGCAAAGGATGGGTCACCGCCGAATACGACATGCTTCCCGCCTCTACGCACCAGCGGCGCAGACGCAATCGCACACAAATCGATGGTCGTTCGCAGGAAATCCAACGACTCATCGGCCGGGCGCTTCGGGCGATTGTTGATTTCGAGGCCTTGGGCGAGAATTCCATTCTTATCGACTGCGACGTGCTCCAGGCCGACGGTGGCACGCGGACCGCGAGCATCACCGGCGCCTACGTAGCCCTTTGCGACGCCGTCGCGGTTGCCCGAGGCGAGGGCCTGATCCGGAAGTCCCCCATCCTCAGTTCCGTGGGCGCCGTCAGCGTCGGGATCGTGGACGGTCGGGGTCTACTCGATCTGAATTACGCCGAAGACGTGGCCGCCGAAGTGGACTTCAACGTGGTGATGACGGGCAAGGGAGCATTCGTCGAGGTCCAGGGAACGGGGGAGAAAGCCACCTTCTCCCAGGAGCAACTCGCTACCATGATCAGGCTCGCCTCCGGCGGAATACGCAAGTTGATCCGTGCGCAGCGAGAGGCGCTGCGGAAACCTCTCCGGTGGAAGTGA
- a CDS encoding XTP/dITP diphosphatase, giving the protein MESAPAIVIATSNAGKLREVRQALAEVPARLLDFTHFDAISEPEETGETFAENARLKAAYYACVTNQVCIADDSGLEVGALGGLPGVHSARFAGWPRNDAANNTELIRRLAGVPPERRTARFRCVLALARGTEVLQCVEGSVEGIIMDTPRGTSGFGYDPHFYIPSLGKTAAELDPVEKNRISHRGRALARLVPHLVELIQNQKLA; this is encoded by the coding sequence TTGGAATCTGCTCCCGCCATCGTGATCGCCACCTCCAACGCCGGAAAGTTAAGGGAAGTTCGCCAGGCGCTGGCAGAGGTGCCGGCCCGCTTGCTTGATTTTACCCATTTTGATGCGATCTCGGAGCCCGAGGAAACCGGCGAGACTTTCGCGGAGAATGCTCGACTTAAGGCGGCATACTACGCGTGCGTCACCAATCAGGTGTGCATTGCCGACGACTCCGGCCTGGAGGTCGGCGCTCTTGGCGGCCTTCCGGGGGTGCATTCCGCCCGTTTCGCCGGGTGGCCGCGAAATGACGCGGCTAACAATACCGAGCTGATCCGGCGCCTGGCGGGCGTGCCACCCGAGCGTCGAACGGCCCGGTTTCGGTGCGTGCTCGCGCTGGCCCGTGGGACAGAAGTCTTGCAGTGTGTTGAGGGCTCCGTGGAGGGCATCATCATGGACACCCCGCGTGGCACGAGCGGGTTCGGCTACGACCCGCACTTCTACATTCCGTCTTTGGGGAAGACGGCGGCGGAGCTCGACCCGGTGGAGAAAAACCGTATCAGCCACCGGGGTCGGGCCTTGGCTCGACTCGTCCCGCACCTGGTGGAACTGATACAGAATCAGAAACTGGCGTAG
- a CDS encoding response regulator transcription factor — MDSELSGDRIIPESASHSRKRLLIVDDHPIVCEAIQLRFVGDPEIEVVGTAGDAEAAIEIALKLLPEIVIMDIDMPGLSCFDAVRRIQSRDPNIRFIFHTAFRHDHFVKQALDVKAMGFLLKTDPAPDCVEAVRAVARGRTWFSKSIRELIVAEASRPGDDVCARSGLGALTPKECDVVRYIARGLSNKEIASVMSVSPKTVENHCTHLMRKLGVKDRVDVARFAIREGLERP; from the coding sequence ATGGATTCTGAACTGAGCGGCGACAGGATAATTCCTGAAAGCGCGTCCCACTCCCGGAAACGGCTGCTGATCGTTGACGATCACCCGATTGTCTGCGAGGCGATCCAACTGCGATTCGTGGGAGATCCGGAGATTGAAGTTGTGGGGACGGCCGGCGATGCCGAAGCAGCAATCGAAATCGCGTTGAAACTGCTGCCGGAGATTGTCATCATGGATATCGATATGCCGGGGCTGAGCTGCTTTGATGCGGTTCGGCGTATTCAGTCGCGCGATCCGAACATCCGCTTCATATTCCATACCGCTTTTCGCCACGACCATTTTGTGAAACAGGCACTGGACGTAAAGGCAATGGGTTTTCTGCTGAAGACTGATCCCGCGCCCGATTGTGTGGAGGCCGTGCGGGCTGTCGCGAGAGGTCGAACCTGGTTTTCGAAGTCGATTCGTGAGCTGATCGTCGCGGAGGCCTCAAGACCGGGGGATGACGTTTGCGCCCGATCCGGATTGGGCGCTTTGACCCCCAAGGAATGCGATGTCGTGCGCTACATCGCCAGGGGGTTGTCGAACAAGGAAATCGCCTCGGTCATGTCGGTGAGTCCCAAGACCGTCGAGAACCACTGCACCCATCTGATGCGGAAACTCGGCGTGAAGGATCGCGTCGATGTCGCCCGGTTTGCGATTCGCGAGGGTCTCGAGCGCCCGTAG
- the thiL gene encoding thiamine-phosphate kinase — MPGDELDIIQWLSGKQKRCDRVLAGIGDDMAVLRVDSDRILLTCDMLLDGVHFDAGHHDPAAIGRKALACSLSDCAAMAVRPVAALASVALPVNFAADDVHRLLLGLQDLAEEYDVVLVGGDTTRWSKPLVIDVTVVAEPFTGIDPVMRSGAKVGDRLYVTGPLGGSLMSRHLTFTPRVREAKIIAETLGSGLHAMMDISDGLSLDLWRMTQSSGVGAELSETLLEPVIHEDARRLAEKDRRAPLDHALSDGEDFELLLAVEGRAEVGGIGLHPVGIVTPSGLTLVGSEGTAIALEPRGFVH, encoded by the coding sequence TTGCCCGGCGACGAGCTCGACATTATTCAGTGGCTTTCTGGAAAACAGAAGCGGTGCGATCGTGTCCTCGCCGGGATTGGCGACGACATGGCGGTGCTTCGCGTCGACTCTGATCGTATCCTCCTCACCTGTGATATGTTGCTGGACGGTGTCCACTTCGACGCCGGCCACCACGATCCGGCAGCCATCGGGCGAAAGGCCCTGGCATGTAGTCTGAGCGACTGCGCCGCCATGGCCGTGCGACCGGTCGCGGCGCTGGCATCGGTGGCCCTCCCCGTGAACTTCGCTGCGGACGATGTACACCGGCTCCTTCTGGGTCTTCAAGATCTTGCGGAGGAATACGACGTCGTGCTCGTTGGCGGGGACACAACACGTTGGTCCAAGCCGCTGGTCATCGACGTCACCGTGGTCGCCGAGCCATTCACAGGAATCGATCCCGTCATGCGATCCGGCGCAAAGGTCGGCGATCGACTCTATGTGACCGGGCCACTAGGCGGCAGCCTCATGTCTCGACACCTGACCTTCACTCCGCGCGTTCGCGAGGCGAAAATAATCGCTGAGACGCTAGGCTCGGGGCTACACGCCATGATGGACATCAGCGACGGCCTGTCGCTCGATCTTTGGCGCATGACCCAGTCCTCGGGCGTGGGGGCGGAATTGTCGGAAACTCTGCTGGAACCGGTTATTCATGAGGACGCCCGCCGGCTGGCGGAGAAGGACAGGCGCGCGCCGCTCGATCATGCCTTGTCAGATGGCGAGGACTTTGAGCTGCTCCTTGCCGTTGAAGGCCGAGCCGAGGTCGGCGGAATCGGCTTGCATCCCGTGGGCATCGTGACCCCTTCCGGATTGACCCTGGTCGGCTCAGAGGGGACGGCAATCGCTCTTGAGCCTCGAGGATTCGTTCATTGA
- a CDS encoding Nif3-like dinuclear metal center hexameric protein, with protein sequence MKRPTPKRLRSTTPRRTRGKAAATVADVESAMDRIAPPSLAQDWDNVGLLVGDRAARVQRAMLCIDLTPAVVDEAVKSQADFLMTYHPPLFRPVKRLIMSDGDMESLVLRCIQAGIAIYAPHTALDAAEGGTNDALSNLCGLAHAEPLEFASPPPGTLFKLITFVPADHLDRVADGLFEAGAGHIGGYSHCSYRLAGQGTFLGGESTNPTVGKRGKLEQVDEMRIEVVVPQKSLPKVCAALRSAHPYEEPAFDLYPLQAPPVQGIGRVGMFPGPVTLEALAAKLRRSTKTANVQLVGDPKRTIYRAVIVAGAAGSLPLKAQLGRDDVIITGEIRHHDALTFSRLGCTAIALGHWASERPVLASLRDRLANALPHVDVAISESDTDPFRPL encoded by the coding sequence ATGAAGCGACCAACACCCAAGAGGCTGCGGAGCACGACTCCGCGGCGAACGAGGGGCAAAGCGGCGGCGACGGTAGCCGACGTCGAATCCGCGATGGACAGGATCGCGCCGCCGTCGCTCGCCCAGGATTGGGACAACGTAGGGCTTCTCGTCGGCGACCGCGCCGCACGTGTCCAGCGCGCGATGTTATGCATTGATCTGACCCCGGCCGTGGTCGATGAGGCGGTCAAGTCCCAAGCCGACTTTCTGATGACGTACCATCCACCGCTGTTCCGGCCCGTCAAGCGATTGATCATGTCCGACGGCGACATGGAGTCCCTCGTCCTGCGGTGCATCCAGGCGGGCATCGCCATCTACGCGCCGCACACCGCCCTGGACGCGGCCGAGGGCGGAACGAACGACGCGCTTTCCAACCTGTGCGGGCTGGCGCATGCGGAGCCGCTGGAGTTCGCCTCCCCACCGCCGGGAACGCTGTTCAAGCTCATCACCTTTGTTCCTGCGGACCATCTAGACCGCGTGGCTGACGGTCTGTTCGAAGCCGGCGCAGGACACATCGGCGGTTACAGCCATTGCAGCTATCGACTCGCCGGACAGGGCACGTTTCTCGGCGGGGAATCCACGAACCCCACGGTCGGAAAGCGCGGGAAGCTTGAACAGGTGGACGAGATGCGCATCGAAGTAGTCGTCCCGCAGAAGTCCTTGCCGAAGGTGTGCGCGGCGCTGCGCAGCGCCCATCCCTACGAAGAGCCCGCCTTCGACCTCTATCCGCTACAAGCTCCGCCAGTTCAAGGAATCGGGCGCGTGGGCATGTTCCCCGGACCGGTGACCCTCGAGGCCCTCGCGGCGAAGCTGAGGAGATCTACCAAGACGGCCAATGTGCAACTTGTCGGAGACCCCAAACGAACGATCTACCGCGCGGTAATCGTCGCGGGCGCGGCAGGGTCGCTGCCCCTCAAGGCGCAACTCGGCAGGGATGACGTCATCATCACCGGTGAAATACGCCATCACGACGCGCTGACATTTTCCCGGCTGGGTTGCACAGCGATTGCACTGGGGCATTGGGCAAGCGAGCGGCCTGTCCTGGCATCGCTCCGCGATCGGCTGGCGAATGCCTTGCCTCACGTTGACGTGGCGATCAGCGAATCAGATACCGATCCGTTCAGACCACTGTAG